The Gallus gallus isolate bGalGal1 chromosome 3, bGalGal1.mat.broiler.GRCg7b, whole genome shotgun sequence genome window below encodes:
- the RTN4 gene encoding reticulon-4 isoform X3, with amino-acid sequence MHSSAEKVVDLQEQPGSAKSLGQEDFTAVPLDTAASLLSFSPLSADPFKEHAAFDSVSDALPARGIYKESASEVCKEAMENVRNPFLAEGNKRDISEMKYSEMEPSFTKAEAATIFQAEEMQLEGPKELCDLEKMPAQPLIMSPETPEDLFEKNEEDIFSSKDKGRDGDSGDKKALKEDAIRREEYVDFKQYEPVWEVEGAGHGLSGLREDIESNIDAKLETSLDEKYGEDKLSVLKDYERDSEGSAEDLSFPNSPEAVKEPSQNYITCTKFESSVTPDGSKVKSICPIEEDTSENRTDDEKKIAEMKAQNTEQGDFSSQAIGKQEGLEADDAKTGSISTLLSDTAASMPEGLTPDLVQEAYESEMHDAACTKLAYETKIDLVQTSESVQETLKPVTQLCPSFEDSEAAPSPVLPDIVMEAPLSSGTAGAEASTVQLETSQLGTFVTTASYENVKKEAEKPPLYQEAVNMPLTQAQEAKEELTLKKADRESSTSPEDLETPYISIACDLIKETKVSGESASPSLTDYSTTPITEHLSQDVSEHKELAEKLSPQFGKCDLFSRQVMPDFPGKESEDQTLILNGKSVENIETDEEQERLVDSLAATGKPYLESFQDELDSSKIVTTQPSEPTPAKIAKAEKIPLQMEELNALAYSTDVSVATEPKPGDSKGLSPSSPVSVEDDFVMLVDPKTGTEFVAEVTDRETVHKNESKDISNEIRDEKRQAPLTELPCDLSVRNVEVKTEDDAHALKKSLQAIDREVPEVSMVSLPATGTSPSSTEKEIVSVGKPEAFEKEAERGAASAKEKEKPTAVFSAKLNVSSVVDLLYWRDIKKTGVVFGASLFLLLSLTVFSIVSVTAYIALALLSVTISFRIYKGVIQAIQKSDEGHPFRAYLESDVAVSEELIQKYSSVVLGHINGTVKELRRLFLVDDLVDSLKFAVLMWVFTYVGALFNGLTLLILALISLFSVPVIYERHQAQIDHYLGLVNKNVKDAMAKIQAKIPGLKRKTE; translated from the exons ATGCACTCCTCTGCAG AAAAAGTTGTGGACTTGCAGGAGCAGCCAGGTAGCGCTAAGTCACTTGGTCAAGAGGATTTTACTGCAGTCCCGCTTGatactgctgcttctcttctctccttctcacCTCTCTCAGCTGATCCCTTTAAAGAGCACGCAGCCTTTGATTCAGTCTCAGATGCATTACCTGCTAGAGGCATTTACAAAGAAAGTGCAAGTGAGGTTTGTAAAGAAGCAATGGAAAATGTAAGAAATCCATTCCTTGCAGAGGGAAATAAGAGAGACATTTCCGAGATGAAATACTCAGAAATGGAACCCTCATTTACTAAAGCAGAAGCAGCCACTATATTTcaagctgaagaaatgcagctAGAGGGCCCTAAAGAATTATGTGATCTGGAGAAAATGCCTGCACAGCCGCTGATTATGTCTCCAGAAACTCCTGAAGATTTGTTTGAGAAGAATGAGGAAGATATCTTTTCTAGCAAGGACAAAGGTAGAGATGGTGATTCTGGGGACAAAAAGGCATTGAAAGAAGATGCTATTCGAAGGGAAGAGTATGTAGACTTCAAACAGTATGAGCCAGTATGGGAAGTAGAAGGTGCTGGTCATGGACTGAGCGGCTTGAGAGAGGACATTGAAAGTAATATAGATGCCAAACTGGAAACCAGTTTAGATGAAAAATATGGTGAGGATAAGCTGTCGGTGCTGAAGGATTATGAAAGAGACAGTGAAGGCAGTGCTGAAGATCTGTCTTTCCCGAATTCCCCAGAAGCTGTAAAAGAACCTTCACAGAATTACATCACCTGTACTAAATTTGAATCCTCTGTAACTCCTGATGGTAGCAAAGTCAAATCTATTTGCCCAATAGAGGAAGACACTTCAGAAAATAGAACTgatgatgagaaaaaaattgcagaaatgaaagctCAGAACACAGAACAAGGTGATTTTAGCTCTCAAGCAATTGGCAAGCAGGAAGGCCTGGAAGCTGATGATGCTAAAACAGGTAGCATATCAACACTGTTATCTGACACTGCAGCAAGTATGCCTGAAGGTCTCACTCCTGATCTAGTACAAGAAGCATATGAAAGTGAAATGCACGATGCAGCATGTACAAAACTTGCTTATGAAACAAAGATTGATTTGGTTCAAACCTCCGAGTCGGTGCAAGAGACTCTGAAACCTGTgacacagctctgcccctcaTTTGAAGATTCAGAAGCTGCTCCATCACCAGTGCTGCCTGATATTGTCATGGAAGCCCCACTGAGCAGTGGGActgctggtgcagaagcttCTACTGTGCAGCTTGAAACTTCTCAATTAGGAACATTTGTTACTACTGCTAGTTATGAGAATGTAAAAAAAGAGGCTGAGAAACCTCCATTATACCAAGAGGCAGTGAATATGCCTTTGACACAGGCCCAAGAAGCAAAAGAGGAATTGACACTTAAAAAGGCTGATCGTGAGAGCAGCACCAGTCCTGAAGATCTAGAGACTCCATATATATCTATTGCATGTGACCTAATTAAGGAAACAAAGGTCTCTGGTGAATCTGCTTCTCCATCCCTAACAGATTATTCCACAACTCCAATAACAGAACATCTTTCTCAGGATGTGTCTGAACACAAGGAACTTGCTGAAAAACTGTCTCCGCAGTTTGGAAAATGTGACTTGTTTAGTCGCCAGGTGATGCCTGACTTCCCTGGGAAAGAAAGTGAAGATCAGACTCTCATCTTAAATGGTAAATCAGTTGAGAATATTGAAACTGATGAGGAACAGGAACGACTGGTAGATTCATTGGCTGCTACTGGCAAGCCCTATTTGGAGTCTTTCCAAGATGAACTAGACTCCTCCAAAATTGTTACCACTCAGCCATCTGAGCCCACACCTGCAAAAATAGCCAAGGCAGAGAAGATTCCACTTCAGATGGAAGAGCTGAATGCTCTGGCTTATTCAACTGATGTATCTGTTGCTACGGAACCAAAACCAGGAGACAGCAAAGGTCTCTCACCGTCTTCTCCCGTCTCAGTAGAAGATGACTTTGTGATGTTAGTTGATCCTAAAACTGGTACTGAGTTTGTGGCAGAAGTCACCGACAGAGAAACAGtgcacaaaaatgaaagcaaagatatCAGTAATGAGATCAGAGATGAGAAGAGGCAGGCGCCTCTCACAGAGCTACCCTGTGATCTGTCCGTAAGGAATGTAGAAGTGAAAACTGAAGATGATGCTCATGCCTTGAAAAAGTCCTTGCAGGCTATAGACAGAGAAGTGCCTGAAGTATCTATGGTGTCCTTACCAGCCACAGGTACCTCACCTTCATCTACTGAAAAGGAAATAGTCAGTGTAGGAAAGCCAGAAGCTTTTGAGAAGGAAGCTGAGAGAGGAGCTGCTTCTgctaaagaaaaggaaaaacctACTGCAGTCTTTTCAGCAAAGCTGAATGTATCTTCAG tTGTTGACCTCCTTTACTGGCGAGACATTAAGAAGACAGGAGTGGTGTTTGGTGCCAGcttgttcctgctgctctcATTAACAGTGTTCAGCATCGTGAGCGTGACAGCTTACATTGCCTTGGCCCTGCTTTCTGTGACCATCAGCTTTAGGATATACAAGGGAGTTATCCAGGCAATCCAAAAGTCCGATGAAGGCCATCCATTTAG GGCTTACTTGGAGTCTGATGTAGCTGTGTCTGAAGAGCTGATTCAGAAATACAGCAGTGTTGTGCTTGGTCACATCAACGGCACAGTCAAGGAGCTGAGACGCCTCTTCCTCGTTGATGACTTGGTTGATTCTCTGAAG